The following are from one region of the Paenibacillus sp. JZ16 genome:
- a CDS encoding Bug family tripartite tricarboxylate transporter substrate binding protein, translating to MLKRTGFKIIASALVLAMSLTACSTSGSSTGDYPKKPFIVTAPSGAGGGWDKTARSLTKVLTETKLIEQTMTVENKPGGGGTVFLAEYVAKDNEDPYKLFVSSPPILINNLKKEGNSPFGYKDVTPLAQMTKDYGAIAVPANSKFTDLQSLIDAIKADPTSVTLAGGSAPGSMDHLISVLPAFKSGVDPRTVKYLSYDGGGEAIAALLGNNADAIGTDISSLGSYLKAGKIKILAVTSSERLGGDFADVPTLKELGLDAEFTIWRGVFGPKGLTEEQLAFWDKTLKALSENEAWQKELVANDWASEYRNAADFKAFLEEQERDVQELLTALGMQK from the coding sequence ATGCTGAAACGAACCGGCTTCAAAATCATAGCTTCTGCACTTGTCCTGGCGATGAGCCTGACAGCCTGCAGTACTTCCGGAAGCAGCACCGGCGATTATCCGAAAAAACCATTTATCGTGACCGCGCCTTCAGGCGCCGGCGGTGGGTGGGACAAAACGGCCCGTTCCCTCACCAAAGTATTAACGGAGACGAAGCTCATCGAACAGACCATGACCGTTGAGAATAAACCCGGCGGCGGCGGGACCGTATTTCTCGCGGAATATGTAGCAAAAGACAACGAAGATCCCTACAAGCTATTCGTGAGTTCTCCGCCAATTCTCATTAACAATCTGAAAAAAGAAGGGAACAGTCCGTTCGGCTACAAAGACGTGACACCGCTCGCCCAAATGACCAAAGACTATGGAGCGATTGCAGTACCGGCAAACTCCAAATTCACCGACCTGCAATCGCTGATCGACGCGATCAAAGCCGATCCCACTTCAGTCACGCTAGCTGGTGGCTCCGCTCCGGGCTCGATGGACCACTTGATCAGCGTTCTGCCTGCATTCAAATCCGGCGTGGATCCGAGAACCGTGAAGTACTTATCCTATGATGGCGGCGGCGAAGCCATCGCGGCCCTCCTCGGCAACAATGCCGACGCGATCGGCACGGACATCTCTTCGCTCGGCAGTTACTTGAAAGCCGGCAAGATCAAAATTCTGGCCGTTACTTCAAGTGAACGCCTGGGCGGAGACTTCGCAGATGTACCGACCCTGAAGGAGCTCGGTCTGGATGCCGAATTTACGATCTGGCGCGGCGTATTCGGTCCGAAGGGACTGACGGAAGAACAGCTGGCCTTCTGGGATAAAACGCTGAAGGCCCTCTCCGAGAACGAAGCATGGCAGAAAGAGCTGGTTGCCAACGACTGGGCAAGCGAATACCGAAACGCTGCTGACTTCAAGGCATTCCTTGAAGAACAGGAGCGAGACGTGCAGGAGCTGCTCACAGCGCTGGGTATGCAGAAGTAA